A region of the Ferviditalea candida genome:
TGAATGGTGGTTGACTGTCGTACTGTCCCGCGGTTTATCGGAAATTTTGAACGCTTGTCTGAAAATATGGAGGAATACGATGTCCGTCAAGCTTAATCGAAGGAGGGGGTATCGGGAGTGATCGTGCTGTTGGCCAGCCATCGATACACGCTCGGTATCATTATCGGGACTTTGTTCGGCATTCTGGCGCGGCTCAGCATGCTGCATACCGATTACCGGCAGTATCCCACATATCCGCACGGGCGCATCATTCATATCTCTCTTGGCGTGATTGCCGCGGCTCTCGGATCGGTGGCGGTGCCCTCGCTGCTTGAGAAAAACTATACCGCGATCACCTTTCTGGCGCTGGCGGCCCAGCAATTCAGGGATGTGCGCAGCATGGAAAGAGAGACGCTGACGAAAATCGACCAAATGGAGCTGGTGCCTCGCGGCCCTACATACATAGAAGGGATTGCCATGGTATTCGAGGGCAGAAACTATTTAGTCATTTTCACAGCGTTCATTACAAGTTTATTTACCGTTCTGGCGACATGGTATTGGGGAATGTTCATCGGCATATTTGCCTTAATTATCTCCCGGCAGTACAAATCGGGCAAACAGCTGTCCAGTATCGCCAAGATAATCAATGCCGAGTTGAGAATGTCCGGGCCGGATTTGTATGTGGACGATATATATATCATGAATGTGGGTTTGAAAGAATCGCAAAACAAAATCCGCAAGCATGGTCTGGGGCTGATTCTGCAGCCGATCAACGCGAATGCGAAGGTGACGCTGGCGAACTTGGGACAAAGGCAGGCGATCCTTCATGATGTTTCAACCATCCTTGGGGCTTATCGGGATTCCGGGGAACCGTCCCTTATTCCGTTATGCAAGCTCGACCTGGACGACGGCAGGCTGGCGGTGTTCATCATTCCGAATGACCGGGATCCGGAAAAGGCGCGTCAGGTTTTGATGAGAGTGCCGGTTTTGGAGAGCGCGGTCAGAATGCCAAGTGAAGCGGAAGTCAACAAAAAGCGCAAAATTGGGTGGTGAACACGTGAGATGAGCGAAATATTGGCGGTCATTTCAATGTTTCCCGATCAGGTGTGCGGAGGGGCTCCCATCTTTTTGGCAAAAAATGAAGAAGAGCTTGAGGCACTGGCTTTTTTGCTGGAAAAAATCATGGACGCCATGGCCCATGACCTGAAGAATGGAACGAAGATCATCGTGAAGCATTAAGGGGCAAGAAAAGGAGTTATTTCGATAGTATAAATAGCCAAGTTCGTCGATTTTTGCTATGATGTTTAACGTGAGCGAGGGAGGTGTCATGATGGCAATGCCAGTAGTGGCGATTGTCGGCCGGCCGAATGTCGGAAAGTCCACCATCTTTAACCGAATTATCGGCGATCGGGTGGCCATCGTTGAAGATAAACCTGGTATAACCCGGGACAGGATATACGGGATCGGGGAATGGAACGGCAAAGCCTTTAGTGTTATCGATACGGGCGGAATTGAAATCGACGGAGAGGACGAGATTATTCGATCGATCCGCGCCCAAGCGGAAATGGCCATCGAGGAGTCCGACGTGATTGTTTTCATGGTCGACGGCAAGGCGGGACTGACACCGCCGGATTCGGAGGTGGCGCAGCTGCTGTACCGATCCCATAAACCGGTTGTGCTGGCCGTAAACAAAGTAGACAACCTGCAAAGAATGGACAATATCTATGAATTTTATTCGCTTGGCTTCGGGGATCCGATTGCCATTTCCGGCTCCCACGGGCTCGGGATGGGCGATCTCCTGGATGCCGTTGTGGAGCGGCTTCCGGAAGGCCAACAGGAGCAATACGGCGAAGATGTCATCAAGGTGGCTTTGATCGGTCGGCCGAATGTCGGCAAATCTTCGCTGGTCAATGCCATACTTGGGGAAGAGCGGGTGATTGTCAGCGATATTGCCGGCACGACCCGCGATGCGATCGATACACCGTTTGAAAAGGACGGGCAAAAATATGTGCTGATTGATACCGCCGGCATGCGAAAACGGGGAAAAGTCTACGAAGCGGCGGAGAAATACAGCGTGATGCGGGCGATCAAGGCAATTGAGCGGGCGGATGTGGTGCTCGTCGTGCTGAATGTGGAGGAGGGCATCATCGAGCAGGATAAGCACATTGCCGGGTACGCGCACGAGGCGGGCAAAGCGTCGATTTTTGTAGTAAACAAATGGGATGCCATAGAAAAGGACACGCATACCATGCATCAGTTCAAACAAAAGATCCGGGATCATTTTCTGTTCATGACCTATGCGCCCATCAC
Encoded here:
- a CDS encoding YIEGIA family protein; translation: MIVLLASHRYTLGIIIGTLFGILARLSMLHTDYRQYPTYPHGRIIHISLGVIAAALGSVAVPSLLEKNYTAITFLALAAQQFRDVRSMERETLTKIDQMELVPRGPTYIEGIAMVFEGRNYLVIFTAFITSLFTVLATWYWGMFIGIFALIISRQYKSGKQLSSIAKIINAELRMSGPDLYVDDIYIMNVGLKESQNKIRKHGLGLILQPINANAKVTLANLGQRQAILHDVSTILGAYRDSGEPSLIPLCKLDLDDGRLAVFIIPNDRDPEKARQVLMRVPVLESAVRMPSEAEVNKKRKIGW
- a CDS encoding capping complex subunit for YIEGIA — translated: MSEILAVISMFPDQVCGGAPIFLAKNEEELEALAFLLEKIMDAMAHDLKNGTKIIVKH
- the der gene encoding ribosome biogenesis GTPase Der; amino-acid sequence: MAMPVVAIVGRPNVGKSTIFNRIIGDRVAIVEDKPGITRDRIYGIGEWNGKAFSVIDTGGIEIDGEDEIIRSIRAQAEMAIEESDVIVFMVDGKAGLTPPDSEVAQLLYRSHKPVVLAVNKVDNLQRMDNIYEFYSLGFGDPIAISGSHGLGMGDLLDAVVERLPEGQQEQYGEDVIKVALIGRPNVGKSSLVNAILGEERVIVSDIAGTTRDAIDTPFEKDGQKYVLIDTAGMRKRGKVYEAAEKYSVMRAIKAIERADVVLVVLNVEEGIIEQDKHIAGYAHEAGKASIFVVNKWDAIEKDTHTMHQFKQKIRDHFLFMTYAPITFVSAKTKQRLQTILPMVNEVAEQHSMRIKTHVLNDVITDAVAMASPPSDKGKRLRINYITQVAVKPPTFVLFVNEPELLHFSYARYLENKIRDAFQFEGTPIRLTARKKSEDE